One genomic window of Novosphingobium aureum includes the following:
- a CDS encoding arylsulfatase, with translation MDDVKTPAAPSPAQTDLTRRKLLLGTGLAATLPVIGSLAAPTPLRAQAGTSRHPNILVIWGDDVGMWNISAYHRGMMGHNTPNIDRIAAKGMLFMDHYAQASCTAGRAAFLTGQYPIRTGLSTVGLPGSELGLQKEDPTLAEMLKPLGYATGQFGKNHLGDRDEHLPTAHGFDEFMGILYHLNAGEYPEQYDYPKENPAFQQRGVIHSWADGKGGQRIEDKGPFGQERQRHLDDEFLTESKRFITDAAQSGKPFFVWHNTTRMHYRTNLPPEYDGVSGYGLYSDGMQQLDDQVGQLLDLVEALGIADNTMIMFSTDNGAASNSWPDGGNQPFHGEKGVGGYEGGFRVPMMVSWPGHVPEGTTTGEFMTMEDWVPTIMSVLGQPTLVQDLKGGKSIGGTRYKVHLDGVDQTELLSGRGPTKRKEFYYFTETTLHGLRYGDWKFLFKEQDKWFNGVQQQMVTPYITNLKLDPFERFYEARGYDEWQENHSWTLGPAGQQVARFMATLKEFPPRQKSFDLDVDAMMDEAYSAQTN, from the coding sequence ATGGACGATGTGAAGACGCCTGCCGCCCCCTCCCCTGCCCAGACCGATCTTACCCGGCGCAAGCTCCTGCTCGGCACCGGCCTTGCCGCCACGCTGCCGGTGATCGGCTCGCTCGCCGCCCCGACCCCGCTGCGGGCGCAGGCAGGCACGTCCAGGCACCCCAACATCCTCGTCATCTGGGGCGACGACGTGGGGATGTGGAACATCAGCGCCTACCATCGCGGGATGATGGGCCACAACACGCCCAATATCGACCGCATCGCCGCCAAGGGCATGCTGTTCATGGACCACTATGCCCAGGCCTCGTGCACCGCCGGGCGCGCCGCCTTCCTTACCGGCCAGTACCCGATCCGCACCGGCCTCAGCACGGTCGGCCTGCCCGGTTCCGAGCTTGGTCTGCAAAAGGAGGACCCGACGCTCGCCGAAATGCTCAAGCCGCTTGGTTATGCCACCGGCCAGTTCGGCAAGAACCATCTCGGCGACCGCGACGAGCACTTGCCCACCGCTCACGGTTTCGACGAGTTCATGGGGATTCTCTATCACCTCAATGCCGGGGAATATCCCGAGCAATACGACTATCCCAAGGAGAACCCCGCCTTCCAGCAGCGCGGCGTCATCCATAGCTGGGCCGACGGCAAGGGCGGTCAGCGGATCGAGGACAAGGGCCCCTTCGGGCAGGAACGCCAGCGCCATCTCGACGATGAATTCCTGACCGAATCCAAGCGCTTCATCACCGATGCGGCACAGTCGGGCAAACCCTTCTTCGTGTGGCACAACACCACCCGGATGCATTACCGCACCAACCTGCCGCCCGAATACGACGGCGTGTCCGGCTACGGGCTCTATTCCGATGGCATGCAGCAGCTCGACGATCAGGTCGGCCAGTTGCTCGATCTCGTCGAGGCGCTGGGCATTGCCGACAACACCATGATCATGTTCTCGACCGACAACGGCGCAGCTTCCAACTCGTGGCCCGATGGCGGCAACCAGCCCTTCCATGGCGAAAAGGGCGTGGGCGGCTACGAGGGCGGCTTTCGCGTGCCGATGATGGTCTCGTGGCCCGGCCATGTTCCCGAAGGCACCACCACCGGCGAGTTCATGACGATGGAGGACTGGGTCCCCACGATCATGTCGGTGCTAGGCCAGCCTACGCTGGTGCAGGATCTCAAGGGTGGCAAGTCCATCGGCGGCACCCGCTACAAGGTCCATCTCGACGGGGTCGACCAGACCGAGCTGCTCTCCGGGCGCGGACCGACGAAGCGCAAGGAGTTCTACTATTTCACCGAAACGACCCTGCACGGGTTGCGATACGGCGACTGGAAGTTCCTGTTCAAGGAGCAGGACAAGTGGTTCAACGGCGTTCAGCAGCAGATGGTGACCCCTTATATCACCAACCTCAAGCTGGACCCCTTCGAACGCTTCTACGAGGCACGCGGCTACGACGAATGGCAGGAGAACCATTCCTGGACATTGGGCCCGGCCGGACAGCAGGTCGCCCGGTTCATGGCCACGCTCAAGGAGTTCCCCCCGCGCCAGAAGAGCTTCGATCTCGACGTCGATGCAATGATGGACGAGGCCTACAGCGCCCAGACCAACTAA
- a CDS encoding DUF2569 domain-containing protein: MPAQLIRNGLVHWPRLATVLTAMRHGFLERSRALANRLDTGIAPLLDGWIALVALVTLAKVALAGPQAGGIGASLAMAFPFLLAAMAPVLGYRIAAAAFPRGTMYAQPRLRLARYGLWRDLDALGARNHRYFGPAGILVSLIAGILLNVPFRTGEFLLAMPAMPVDAPQWASTMLFAMTFDLVVMNFLYMVCFVMALRAVPWFPRMLGAAWLIDICMQLSIAHEVANAPHLPEAVIAPLLEMLDGNLHKVLISIGLWLPYLILSERVNVTYRHRVRA; this comes from the coding sequence ATGCCGGCGCAGCTTATTCGGAATGGTCTGGTCCATTGGCCCCGTCTCGCCACGGTGCTGACCGCGATGCGCCATGGCTTTCTCGAACGCAGCCGCGCCCTCGCCAACCGGCTCGACACCGGCATCGCCCCGCTGCTCGACGGCTGGATCGCGCTCGTCGCGCTGGTCACTCTCGCCAAGGTCGCGCTGGCCGGGCCGCAGGCAGGCGGGATCGGCGCCAGCCTCGCGATGGCCTTTCCCTTCCTGCTCGCCGCCATGGCCCCGGTGCTGGGCTACCGCATCGCAGCTGCTGCCTTCCCGCGCGGCACGATGTATGCCCAGCCGCGCCTGCGCCTCGCGCGCTACGGACTGTGGCGCGATCTCGATGCGCTCGGCGCACGCAATCACCGCTATTTCGGCCCCGCGGGCATCCTCGTCTCGCTGATCGCAGGCATCCTGCTGAACGTGCCGTTCCGCACCGGCGAGTTCCTGCTGGCCATGCCCGCCATGCCCGTCGATGCGCCGCAGTGGGCCTCGACGATGCTTTTCGCGATGACCTTCGACCTCGTGGTGATGAACTTCCTCTACATGGTCTGCTTCGTCATGGCGCTGCGCGCGGTGCCCTGGTTTCCGCGCATGCTCGGCGCCGCCTGGTTGATCGACATCTGCATGCAACTGTCCATCGCGCACGAGGTCGCAAATGCGCCCCACCTGCCCGAGGCGGTGATCGCCCCGCTGCTCGAGATGCTCGACGGTAACCTCCACAAGGTGCTGATCTCGATCGGGCTCTGGCTGCCCTACCTGATCCTGTCCGAGCGGGTGAACGTGACGTACCGTCACCGCGTACGCGCCTGA
- the egtD gene encoding L-histidine N(alpha)-methyltransferase yields the protein MSELIDIPLETETGRGQRSGASPAFRADVLEGLAQAQKVIPARWFYDHRGSELFEEITRLPEYYPTRTETGILMAHATRIGRMLGSTHYAVVEFGAGSATKTPLLLDAIWADAYVPIDISGEFLRESCEVLAQRYPDLAIHPLEADFTCPVRLPRETAGAGRLGFFPGSTIGNLEPYDATELLRSMRETLGTGSYLLIGFDRIKAERELVEAYDDASGVTAAFNLNLATRINRELEGTIPLEDLRHLARWNAQRSRIEMHLEATRDIAFEVCGRSVEMARGETIHTENSHKYDPRSAATLLLAGGWETLEHFSDPEGRFMVILARAQGDELVP from the coding sequence ATGAGCGAACTGATCGATATCCCCCTTGAGACCGAGACGGGCAGGGGGCAGCGATCGGGCGCTTCACCTGCCTTCCGCGCTGACGTTCTCGAAGGGCTCGCGCAGGCGCAGAAGGTGATCCCCGCGCGCTGGTTCTACGATCATCGTGGCTCCGAACTGTTCGAGGAGATCACCCGGCTCCCCGAGTACTACCCCACGCGTACCGAGACCGGCATTCTCATGGCCCATGCGACCCGCATCGGCCGCATGCTGGGCTCGACGCATTATGCCGTGGTCGAGTTCGGCGCGGGGAGTGCGACCAAGACGCCGCTCCTGCTCGACGCGATCTGGGCCGATGCCTACGTGCCGATCGATATCTCGGGCGAGTTCCTGCGCGAATCCTGCGAGGTCCTGGCGCAGCGTTATCCCGACCTCGCGATCCATCCGCTCGAGGCCGACTTCACCTGCCCGGTGCGCCTTCCGCGCGAGACCGCAGGGGCGGGCCGTCTCGGCTTCTTCCCCGGCTCGACCATCGGCAATCTCGAGCCTTACGACGCGACCGAGCTGCTGCGCTCGATGCGCGAGACGCTGGGTACGGGCAGCTACCTGCTGATCGGTTTCGACCGGATCAAGGCCGAGCGCGAACTGGTCGAGGCCTACGACGATGCCAGCGGGGTGACGGCGGCGTTCAACCTCAATCTTGCCACGCGCATCAACCGCGAGCTCGAAGGGACGATACCGCTCGAGGACCTGCGCCACCTTGCACGCTGGAACGCGCAGCGCTCGCGCATCGAGATGCACCTCGAGGCGACGCGCGACATTGCCTTCGAGGTCTGCGGGCGCAGCGTCGAGATGGCGCGCGGGGAGACCATCCACACCGAAAACAGCCACAAGTACGACCCGCGCAGCGCGGCGACCCTGCTGCTCGCGGGCGGCTGGGAGACGCTCGAGCACTTCAGCGATCCCGAGGGGCGCTTCATGGTCATTCTGGCGCGCGCGCAGGGCGACGAGCTCGTCCCCTGA
- a CDS encoding type II and III secretion system protein family protein produces the protein MAINRKAAIALALASAPLAILSQPVMAQAYAGDSLHAGTLEVPLNKSQVLSSDRAIAKAMIGSAEIADILPVTDRSVYVLGKKMGTTSLTLYDAAGRVISILDVAVGPDAEGLNDQLKRMLPGDDVQAQISNDSIVLTGMVSSAGAADRAAQLAHAFAGDKVINLVAMGSSQQVMLEVRFAEVNRSTGKEVGVSAFVQGNSFRSAIGKGAQLVPNEVTTTTTVPLPGGGVSEITSVSNPGILGLSAITDTFGIFQKAFSLGGLDIDATLNALETRGMAKTLAQPTLIALSGEKASFLAGGEFPVPVVQSGGGSGVNGQGAITVEFKPFGVSLAFTPTVLGDKTISMIVEPEVSALDPNAAVTVGNITIPGLRTRRASTTLELRDGESFAIAGLLQRDFQTTVDQVPILGSIPIIGSLFRSSNFQKGETELLIVVTPRLVAPIRPDQVRLPTDRVPDPGELNTFMAGQAYAPKELEPNGAPPPSDASPVKQGDGYEF, from the coding sequence GTGGCTATTAATCGCAAGGCGGCAATCGCGCTCGCGCTGGCTTCGGCCCCGCTCGCCATCCTCTCGCAACCGGTCATGGCGCAGGCCTATGCCGGTGACAGCCTCCACGCCGGGACCCTCGAGGTTCCGCTCAACAAGAGCCAGGTCCTCTCCTCGGACCGCGCCATCGCCAAGGCCATGATCGGCAGCGCCGAGATCGCCGATATCCTGCCCGTCACCGACCGCTCGGTCTATGTGCTGGGCAAGAAGATGGGCACCACCAGCCTGACGCTCTACGATGCCGCGGGCCGGGTGATCTCGATCCTCGACGTTGCCGTCGGCCCCGATGCCGAAGGGCTCAACGACCAGCTCAAGCGCATGCTGCCGGGCGACGATGTCCAGGCGCAGATATCCAACGACTCGATCGTGCTGACCGGCATGGTTTCGAGCGCGGGCGCTGCCGATCGCGCTGCCCAGCTCGCTCATGCCTTCGCCGGCGACAAGGTGATCAACCTCGTCGCGATGGGTTCGAGCCAGCAGGTCATGCTCGAGGTCCGCTTCGCCGAGGTCAACCGCTCGACCGGCAAGGAAGTGGGCGTCAGCGCCTTCGTCCAGGGCAATTCCTTCCGCTCGGCCATCGGCAAGGGCGCGCAGCTCGTGCCCAACGAAGTCACCACCACCACCACGGTGCCGCTGCCGGGCGGCGGCGTCTCCGAGATCACCTCGGTGTCGAACCCGGGCATCCTCGGACTATCGGCGATCACCGATACCTTCGGCATCTTCCAGAAGGCCTTCAGCCTCGGCGGGCTCGACATCGACGCCACGCTCAATGCGCTGGAAACCCGCGGGATGGCCAAGACGCTCGCCCAGCCCACGCTCATCGCGCTCTCGGGCGAGAAGGCCTCGTTCCTCGCGGGCGGCGAGTTCCCCGTGCCGGTCGTGCAGAGCGGTGGCGGCAGCGGCGTCAACGGGCAGGGGGCGATCACGGTCGAGTTCAAGCCCTTCGGCGTCTCTCTCGCGTTCACCCCGACGGTGCTGGGCGACAAGACGATCAGCATGATCGTCGAGCCTGAAGTCAGCGCGCTCGACCCGAACGCGGCGGTGACGGTAGGCAACATCACCATCCCGGGCCTGCGCACCCGCCGCGCGAGCACCACGCTCGAGCTGCGCGACGGCGAGAGCTTCGCGATTGCCGGTCTGCTCCAGCGCGACTTCCAGACCACGGTCGATCAGGTGCCGATCCTTGGCTCGATCCCGATCATCGGTTCGCTGTTCCGTTCGAGCAACTTCCAGAAGGGCGAGACCGAGCTGCTGATCGTCGTCACCCCGCGTCTCGTCGCGCCGATCCGGCCCGACCAGGTGCGCCTGCCGACCGACCGCGTGCCCGATCCGGGCGAGCTCAACACCTTCATGGCGGGCCAGGCCTATGCCCCGAAGGAACTCGAACCCAACGGCGCACCGCCGCCGAGCGATGCCTCGCCGGTCAAGCAGGGAGACGGTTATGAGTTCTGA
- the egtB gene encoding ergothioneine biosynthesis protein EgtB, with amino-acid sequence MQLATDRERAPQPCTLAERFAQIRAQSVRLVEPLSDADATIQSMPDASPAKWHLAHTTWFFETFVLRDHMSGYRLFDADWPFLFNSYYEAEGPRHARPSRGMLSRPALDAVMAYRAYVDAAMYGLLEQGRDPSGRVAQLVELGLNHEQQHQELLLTDIKHALAQNPLGPTYASGCQESEALAVLNAWHGHPGGIAIVGHDGTGFAFDNEGPAHRVLVEPFALSAALVTNREWQAFIDDGGYHDPGPWLSDGWAWVNENAIEAPMYWRGEEAFTLGGWKERHPDAPVGHISFYEADAFATWAGARLPTEFEWETIAGDHDPAGGNQLDADTRLGSVNPTGAPGLFGDCWQWTRSAYLPYPHYQPAEGAVGEYNGKFMSGQCVLKGASCATPRGHSRRTYRNFFHPHQRWQFTGLRLAKDS; translated from the coding sequence ATGCAACTTGCAACAGACCGGGAGAGGGCGCCACAGCCCTGCACGCTCGCCGAGCGTTTCGCGCAGATTCGCGCGCAAAGCGTGCGGCTCGTCGAGCCACTCAGCGACGCCGACGCGACCATCCAGTCGATGCCCGACGCCTCGCCCGCCAAGTGGCACCTGGCGCACACTACCTGGTTCTTCGAGACCTTCGTGCTGCGCGACCACATGAGCGGCTATCGCCTGTTCGACGCCGACTGGCCGTTCCTGTTCAATTCCTATTACGAGGCCGAGGGGCCGCGTCACGCCCGGCCCAGTCGCGGAATGCTCTCGCGCCCTGCGCTCGACGCGGTCATGGCCTATCGTGCCTACGTCGATGCGGCCATGTACGGGTTGCTCGAGCAGGGGCGCGATCCCTCGGGGCGCGTGGCGCAGCTTGTCGAGCTGGGGCTCAACCACGAACAGCAGCACCAGGAGCTCCTGCTCACGGACATCAAGCACGCGCTCGCGCAGAACCCGCTTGGCCCGACATATGCCAGTGGTTGTCAGGAGAGCGAGGCGCTCGCGGTGCTCAATGCCTGGCATGGGCACCCCGGCGGAATTGCCATTGTCGGACATGACGGCACCGGGTTCGCCTTCGACAACGAAGGTCCCGCTCATCGTGTGCTGGTGGAGCCTTTCGCGCTCTCGGCGGCGCTCGTTACCAACCGCGAGTGGCAGGCCTTCATCGACGATGGCGGTTATCACGATCCGGGCCCATGGCTCTCCGACGGCTGGGCATGGGTCAACGAGAACGCCATCGAGGCACCGATGTACTGGCGCGGCGAGGAGGCCTTCACCCTTGGCGGCTGGAAGGAGCGTCACCCCGACGCGCCGGTTGGCCATATCTCGTTCTACGAGGCCGATGCCTTCGCCACCTGGGCGGGGGCACGCCTGCCGACCGAATTCGAGTGGGAAACCATCGCCGGCGATCACGATCCTGCGGGCGGTAACCAGCTCGATGCCGATACCCGGCTCGGTTCGGTCAATCCCACCGGCGCACCCGGGCTTTTCGGCGATTGCTGGCAATGGACCCGTTCGGCCTATCTGCCTTATCCGCACTACCAGCCCGCCGAGGGCGCGGTGGGCGAGTACAACGGCAAGTTCATGTCGGGCCAGTGCGTGCTCAAGGGCGCGAGCTGCGCGACACCGCGCGGGCATTCGCGGCGCACATACCGCAACTTCTTCCACCCCCACCAACGCTGGCAGTTCACCGGGCTGAGGCTGGCAAAGGATAGCTGA
- a CDS encoding Flp family type IVb pilin: MTKFLNAFFADEAGASAAEYALILAVVGAGIGAAAFALGGAISTSMTEATTCIGDVETC, from the coding sequence ATGACCAAGTTCCTTAACGCTTTCTTCGCCGACGAAGCCGGTGCCTCGGCTGCCGAATACGCCCTGATCCTCGCCGTCGTCGGCGCTGGCATCGGTGCTGCTGCGTTCGCTCTCGGCGGTGCGATCTCGACCTCGATGACTGAAGCAACGACCTGCATCGGCGACGTTGAGACCTGCTGA
- a CDS encoding glycosyltransferase family 87 protein, which translates to MNRLKTTLAMRWLDGQRVRAYSVIVLVCALPSLWMFHQQALGTNGSDFLAFWSAGRLVVAGTAASAYDTAATMAVQGAAMAGSGSAIGTSEVFAFVNPPQFLFFASPLGLFSYPLGWWVWTLATYLLWFLASRRIAPRLALPVAAFPGAIMAAWHAQTGLLTSAFQAGIATNLRRRPWLAGACCAMLVIKPHLALLLPVAFIAGRHWRAFAGAALGVIAFTLATWLVFGSDVMLAYPRSWADSRELMETGSDTFFVRQVTVYAFVRLLAGHEAAVAAQLAASSLVIVASWIACRKSASIEGQMAFVLAATPLATPYLFSYDLPFLVLPVAWLATRRLAGAPGAPSRAVLALQYMAPLLCRSAALPMGMNLTPFACAWLAGLVWRQVQADIREEATATPAAAVTAATAGAVT; encoded by the coding sequence ATGAACAGACTGAAGACCACTCTCGCCATGCGCTGGCTCGATGGCCAGCGCGTTCGCGCCTATAGCGTGATCGTCCTTGTCTGCGCCCTGCCCAGCCTCTGGATGTTCCACCAGCAGGCCCTCGGCACGAACGGCAGCGACTTTCTCGCGTTCTGGTCGGCAGGCAGGCTCGTCGTCGCGGGCACGGCGGCAAGCGCCTACGACACTGCCGCGACGATGGCCGTGCAGGGCGCGGCGATGGCCGGATCGGGCAGCGCGATCGGCACGAGCGAGGTCTTCGCCTTCGTCAATCCGCCCCAGTTCCTCTTCTTCGCAAGCCCGCTGGGGCTGTTCTCCTATCCGCTGGGCTGGTGGGTCTGGACGCTGGCGACCTATCTGCTGTGGTTTCTCGCCTCGCGCCGCATTGCGCCGCGCCTTGCCCTGCCCGTCGCAGCCTTCCCCGGCGCGATCATGGCGGCATGGCACGCCCAGACGGGGCTTTTGACGAGCGCGTTTCAGGCCGGCATCGCCACCAACCTGCGCCGCCGCCCCTGGCTGGCGGGCGCGTGTTGCGCAATGCTGGTGATCAAGCCGCACCTCGCCCTGCTCCTGCCGGTCGCCTTTATCGCCGGGCGGCACTGGCGCGCCTTCGCGGGCGCGGCGCTTGGCGTCATCGCCTTCACCCTCGCGACGTGGCTGGTCTTCGGCAGCGACGTCATGCTCGCCTATCCGCGTAGCTGGGCGGACAGCCGCGAACTGATGGAGACGGGCAGCGACACCTTCTTCGTGCGACAGGTCACGGTCTATGCCTTCGTACGCCTCCTTGCCGGACACGAGGCCGCAGTCGCCGCGCAACTGGCGGCAAGTTCGCTGGTAATCGTCGCAAGCTGGATCGCCTGTCGCAAAAGCGCTTCCATCGAGGGGCAGATGGCCTTCGTCCTTGCCGCGACGCCGCTCGCGACGCCGTACCTGTTCAGCTACGACCTGCCGTTTCTGGTCCTGCCCGTGGCATGGCTGGCGACGCGTCGGCTCGCCGGGGCGCCGGGAGCACCTTCGCGCGCAGTCCTTGCCCTGCAGTACATGGCCCCGCTGCTGTGCCGAAGCGCGGCGCTGCCCATGGGCATGAACCTCACGCCCTTTGCCTGCGCATGGCTGGCCGGGCTGGTCTGGCGACAAGTGCAGGCGGATATCCGCGAGGAAGCAACTGCAACCCCGGCGGCTGCGGTCACTGCGGCCACTGCCGGTGCTGTAACCTGA
- the cpaB gene encoding Flp pilus assembly protein CpaB produces the protein MQGRNLILIAVAMLLGIIAVVVTNAYFSGVEEKQAQVAKQQELRQIVVAAAELPFGTVLNEQNVKLVSWPASSVPEGAILSLADAIKGGQATLRPIVAGEPVLTSKLSGRPTLSANLPKGQFAVAVPASAVAAAGGFVRPGDMVDVLLTRKIPGDGAANDDKMTDVVLTAVPVLAVDVDANDKSTEPTVGKTVTLQVDTLGAQKLALSQQLGVLSLALRNAADTTVTEFSTVVPPQLSTRNFRIGKTATAPAPAVAAIAAPARRVSTVAKPAPRRFGPTMTIFRGAEPSDYEVQRGY, from the coding sequence GTGCAGGGACGAAATCTGATCCTCATTGCGGTCGCCATGCTCTTGGGCATCATCGCGGTCGTCGTTACCAACGCCTACTTCTCGGGCGTCGAGGAAAAACAGGCGCAAGTCGCCAAGCAGCAGGAACTGCGCCAGATCGTAGTTGCTGCAGCCGAATTGCCCTTCGGCACGGTTCTCAACGAACAGAACGTCAAGCTCGTCAGCTGGCCCGCCAGTTCGGTGCCCGAGGGGGCGATCCTCTCGCTGGCCGACGCGATCAAGGGCGGACAGGCGACGCTGCGACCGATCGTCGCGGGCGAGCCGGTCCTCACATCCAAGCTTTCCGGGCGTCCCACGCTCTCGGCGAACCTGCCCAAGGGCCAGTTCGCGGTCGCGGTTCCCGCCAGCGCGGTCGCCGCAGCAGGCGGCTTCGTGCGGCCCGGCGACATGGTCGACGTCCTGCTCACCCGCAAGATTCCGGGCGATGGCGCTGCCAACGACGACAAGATGACCGACGTGGTGCTGACCGCGGTCCCGGTCCTCGCCGTCGACGTCGATGCCAACGACAAGAGCACCGAGCCCACCGTCGGCAAGACCGTCACGCTCCAGGTCGATACGCTCGGCGCGCAGAAGCTCGCGCTCTCGCAGCAGCTTGGCGTGCTCAGCCTCGCGCTGCGCAACGCCGCCGACACCACCGTGACCGAGTTCTCGACCGTGGTGCCGCCGCAGCTTTCCACCCGCAACTTCCGCATCGGCAAGACCGCCACGGCGCCTGCGCCTGCGGTGGCTGCCATTGCCGCTCCCGCCCGCCGCGTGAGCACCGTCGCCAAGCCGGCCCCGCGCCGCTTCGGCCCGACGATGACGATCTTCCGCGGCGCCGAGCCCAGTGATTACGAGGTGCAACGTGGCTATTAA
- a CDS encoding OmpP1/FadL family transporter, which produces MPQVFAGAERLRLPLAAIAGAIVTTVALAPAAHATDGYFLNGSGAKAKGAGGVEIAMPQDSLAIAVNPAAATELGHRMDVGFEIFVPDRGARIAGNGAGLDGNYSGNGANPFLLPEGGYVRPLNESVSVGIAINGNGGMNTHYKTNPFAAFGGTGSAGVNLSQIQVSPTVAVKVAKGQSFGVSPVLVIQGFEMTGAQPFAAYSQDPANFTNRGTDWSAGIGVRLGYLGSFGDKVKLGAFYQSKIKPGRFDKYAGLFAQGGSFDVPAAWGAGLSVRPLPALTLGADYKRIEYSNVQAVGNSIATLFQGVPFGGDGGPGFGWRDVDVWKVGGVYRASEALTLRAGYGHSDNPVPRGETMLNVFAPGVVRGHYTLGATVKFADNAEVTGYVMRAPRQTVRGAGSIPAAFGGGEADVYLAETAVGMSFGLTL; this is translated from the coding sequence ATGCCACAAGTCTTCGCCGGCGCCGAGCGCCTCCGCCTGCCGCTCGCTGCCATTGCGGGTGCCATCGTCACCACGGTTGCGCTGGCACCCGCCGCCCATGCCACCGACGGCTACTTCCTCAACGGCAGCGGCGCCAAGGCCAAGGGCGCAGGCGGGGTCGAGATCGCGATGCCGCAGGACTCGCTCGCGATCGCGGTGAACCCGGCGGCAGCAACCGAACTGGGCCATCGCATGGACGTGGGCTTCGAGATCTTCGTGCCAGACCGCGGCGCGCGCATCGCGGGCAACGGCGCCGGGCTCGATGGTAACTACTCGGGCAACGGTGCCAACCCCTTCCTCCTGCCCGAAGGCGGCTACGTGCGCCCGCTCAATGAGTCGGTCTCGGTCGGCATCGCGATCAACGGCAACGGCGGGATGAACACCCATTACAAGACCAACCCGTTCGCCGCCTTCGGTGGCACCGGGTCGGCGGGCGTCAATCTCAGCCAGATCCAGGTCTCGCCCACGGTGGCGGTCAAGGTCGCGAAGGGCCAGTCGTTCGGCGTGTCGCCGGTGCTGGTGATCCAGGGCTTCGAGATGACCGGCGCGCAGCCTTTCGCCGCCTATTCGCAGGACCCGGCGAACTTCACCAACCGCGGTACCGACTGGTCGGCAGGCATCGGCGTTCGCCTCGGCTACCTCGGCTCGTTCGGCGACAAGGTGAAGCTCGGCGCATTCTACCAGTCCAAGATCAAGCCGGGCCGTTTCGACAAGTATGCCGGGCTCTTCGCGCAAGGTGGCAGCTTCGACGTTCCTGCCGCATGGGGCGCTGGCCTGTCGGTCAGGCCGCTGCCCGCGCTGACGCTCGGCGCGGACTACAAGCGCATCGAGTATTCTAATGTACAGGCGGTCGGCAACTCGATCGCCACGCTGTTCCAGGGCGTGCCCTTCGGCGGCGACGGCGGCCCCGGCTTCGGCTGGCGCGACGTCGACGTGTGGAAGGTCGGCGGCGTCTACCGCGCGAGCGAGGCGCTGACCCTGCGCGCAGGCTACGGGCACTCTGACAACCCGGTCCCGCGCGGCGAGACCATGCTCAACGTGTTCGCGCCGGGCGTTGTGCGCGGCCACTACACGCTGGGCGCGACGGTGAAGTTCGCCGACAATGCCGAAGTCACCGGCTACGTCATGCGCGCCCCGCGCCAGACGGTTCGCGGTGCCGGCTCGATCCCGGCAGCCTTCGGCGGCGGCGAGGCCGACGTCTACCTTGCCGAAACCGCGGTAGGCATGTCCTTCGGACTGACTCTCTAG
- a CDS encoding glutathione S-transferase family protein — protein MITVHHLENSRSQRVLWMLEELELPYEVRRYERNAKTMLAPPELKRVHPLGKSPVIEDEGLTLIETGAIAEYLVEKAGGRLGAPGDQQGKLRYRQFLHYAEGSLMPVLLLQLVLSKIPLMGKLAIRKLRPMIEVHLRFVESELAQHPWFAGGEMTAADVLMSFPLEAAAARAGLGDDYPHIRLWLEKVHARPAYQSALKAGGDYAYA, from the coding sequence GTGATCACCGTCCACCATCTCGAGAATTCGCGCTCGCAGCGCGTGCTGTGGATGCTCGAGGAACTGGAACTGCCTTACGAGGTCCGCCGCTACGAGCGCAATGCGAAGACCATGCTGGCACCGCCCGAGCTCAAGCGCGTCCATCCGCTGGGCAAGTCGCCGGTGATCGAGGACGAGGGCCTGACGCTGATCGAGACCGGCGCCATAGCCGAATATCTCGTCGAGAAGGCGGGCGGCAGGCTCGGCGCGCCCGGCGACCAGCAGGGCAAGCTGCGCTACCGCCAGTTCCTGCACTATGCGGAGGGCTCGCTGATGCCGGTTCTCTTGTTGCAGCTCGTGCTCTCGAAAATCCCGCTCATGGGCAAGCTCGCCATCCGCAAGCTGCGCCCGATGATCGAGGTGCACTTGCGCTTCGTCGAGAGCGAGCTCGCGCAGCACCCCTGGTTCGCGGGCGGCGAGATGACCGCCGCCGACGTGCTGATGAGCTTCCCGCTCGAAGCCGCTGCCGCACGCGCAGGGCTCGGCGACGATTATCCGCACATCCGGCTGTGGCTCGAAAAGGTCCACGCCCGGCCCGCCTACCAAAGCGCGCTCAAGGCGGGCGGAGACTACGCCTACGCGTGA